The following are encoded in a window of Amycolatopsis lexingtonensis genomic DNA:
- a CDS encoding YhjD/YihY/BrkB family envelope integrity protein, translating to MKSSPKAPSQWARARARYRWLDHIARATNRYIERGGYHYVASITYFSLLSLVPLLMVASSVAGFVLASQPHLLDTMVHAIVSTLPGGLGDKATKLLTGFVEQRTSVGAFGLVIGLYSGWNWMNALRDSLTALWGQNRSDQPLLRLIAVDLLALVGLTAALLVSFTLTISGTALGSYLLRLAGLDDTSWGHQLVSASSVPLSLAADWLVFLWVLSRLPRQKVGVRSAVRGAIALALGFEALKLAGGFYLRLIGDSPTGIAFGSVIGLIFFISLVARMLVYVTAWTATGSDAPPKPVQPPAPVVLNPVVVVDPPIAVPATVGVLTGVAGTLLALRWRRSRR from the coding sequence GTGAAGAGTTCCCCCAAGGCCCCGAGCCAGTGGGCCCGGGCGCGTGCCCGGTACCGGTGGCTGGACCACATCGCCCGTGCGACCAACCGCTACATCGAGCGCGGCGGGTACCACTACGTCGCCTCGATCACCTACTTCAGCCTGCTGTCGCTGGTGCCGCTGCTGATGGTCGCCTCGTCGGTCGCCGGGTTCGTGCTGGCCAGCCAGCCGCACCTGCTCGACACGATGGTGCACGCGATCGTGTCCACGCTGCCCGGTGGACTCGGTGACAAGGCCACCAAGCTGCTCACCGGCTTCGTCGAGCAGCGGACGAGCGTCGGGGCGTTCGGCCTGGTGATCGGCCTCTACTCGGGCTGGAACTGGATGAACGCGCTGCGGGACTCGCTGACCGCGCTGTGGGGGCAGAACCGCTCCGACCAGCCGCTGCTGCGGCTCATCGCCGTCGACCTGCTCGCCCTGGTCGGGCTGACCGCGGCGCTGCTGGTGTCGTTCACGCTGACCATCTCCGGCACCGCGCTCGGCAGCTACCTGCTGCGGCTGGCCGGCCTCGACGACACGAGCTGGGGGCACCAGCTCGTGTCGGCGTCCTCGGTGCCGCTGTCGCTGGCCGCCGACTGGCTGGTGTTCCTGTGGGTGCTGAGCCGGCTGCCGCGGCAGAAGGTGGGCGTGCGCAGCGCGGTGCGCGGCGCGATCGCGCTGGCTCTCGGGTTCGAGGCGCTCAAGCTGGCCGGCGGGTTCTACCTCCGGCTGATCGGCGACTCGCCGACCGGCATCGCGTTCGGCTCGGTGATCGGCCTCATCTTCTTCATCTCGCTGGTGGCGCGGATGCTCGTCTACGTCACGGCGTGGACGGCGACCGGCTCCGACGCGCCGCCGAAGCCGGTCCAGCCGCCGGCGCCGGTGGTGCTGAACCCGGTGGTCGTGGTGGACCCGCCGATCGCGGTGCCGGCCACGGTCGGCGTGCTCACCGGCGTGGCCGGCACCCTGCTCGCCCTGCGCTGGCGCCGCTCCCGCCGCTGA
- a CDS encoding transglutaminase-like domain-containing protein, producing the protein MAPRATVDVEFSVRVTGPGPAAISVAAARADTEELTVSWHGESELVEFEHGTRAEVFELPAGEHRVTYHAERALTEPEPEPVTLADAAVFTRPSRYCPSDRIAGLVPPELFALKSAKKQVDAIVRHVHRRLSYVVGASRPTDDAIDTLLAGEGVCRDFAHVCITLCRFFDIPARYVGVYAPGLSPMDFHAVFEAGLDGHWYVFDATRLAPRQTMLRISTGRDAADTSFLATLGCELDFLGSTVFATTDAALPVDDGTEPVVLG; encoded by the coding sequence ATGGCCCCGCGAGCGACCGTCGACGTCGAATTCTCCGTCCGCGTCACCGGACCCGGGCCCGCCGCGATCTCGGTCGCCGCGGCGCGCGCCGACACCGAAGAGCTGACCGTTTCCTGGCACGGCGAGAGCGAACTCGTCGAGTTCGAGCACGGCACCCGCGCCGAGGTCTTCGAGCTGCCCGCGGGGGAGCACCGCGTCACCTACCACGCCGAGCGCGCGCTGACCGAGCCCGAACCCGAGCCGGTCACGCTCGCCGACGCCGCCGTCTTCACGCGGCCGAGCCGGTACTGCCCGTCCGACCGGATCGCCGGGCTGGTGCCGCCGGAGCTGTTCGCCTTGAAGAGCGCCAAAAAACAGGTCGACGCGATCGTCCGGCACGTCCACCGGCGACTGTCCTACGTGGTCGGTGCCAGCCGCCCCACCGACGACGCGATCGACACGCTCCTGGCCGGCGAAGGCGTCTGCCGCGACTTCGCGCACGTGTGCATCACGCTCTGCCGGTTCTTCGACATCCCCGCGCGCTACGTCGGCGTCTACGCGCCGGGGCTGTCCCCGATGGATTTCCACGCCGTCTTCGAGGCCGGCCTCGACGGGCACTGGTACGTCTTCGACGCCACCCGCCTCGCGCCGCGGCAGACCATGCTGCGGATCTCCACCGGCCGGGACGCCGCCGACACCTCGTTCCTCGCCACCCTCGGCTGCGAGCTCGACTTCCTCGGCAGCACGGTGTTCGCGACGACGGACGCCGCGCTCCCGGTCGACGACGGCACGGAGCCGGTCGTCCTCGGGTGA
- a CDS encoding dienelactone hydrolase family protein, translating into MTDIVVFHSVLGLRPVELGLADRLRTAGHRVTTPDLYDGRTAPTLEAGFALKDAVGWETITRRARDAVRDLPAETVLLGVSMGAGVVQAVLPHRPATAGVLLLHALGDLPADARPGLPVEVHVADPDPIAPPAQVAAWQAAAVRAGADARVNTYPGIGHFYIDADGPDHDPAAAALTWERVSAFLRRSAPGSA; encoded by the coding sequence GTGACCGACATCGTGGTGTTCCACTCCGTGCTGGGGCTGCGGCCCGTCGAACTCGGCCTCGCCGACCGGCTGCGGACGGCCGGGCACCGCGTCACCACCCCGGACCTCTACGACGGCCGCACCGCGCCGACGCTGGAAGCGGGCTTCGCGCTGAAGGACGCCGTCGGCTGGGAGACCATCACCCGGCGAGCTCGCGACGCGGTGCGCGACCTGCCCGCGGAGACGGTGCTGCTGGGCGTGTCGATGGGCGCGGGCGTCGTCCAGGCCGTGCTGCCGCACCGGCCCGCGACGGCCGGGGTCCTGCTGCTGCACGCGCTGGGGGACCTGCCCGCCGACGCCCGCCCCGGCCTGCCGGTCGAGGTGCACGTCGCCGACCCCGACCCCATCGCGCCGCCGGCCCAGGTCGCGGCGTGGCAGGCGGCCGCCGTGCGCGCCGGCGCCGATGCCCGGGTGAACACCTACCCGGGCATCGGCCACTTCTACATTGACGCGGACGGCCCCGACCACGACCCGGCCGCGGCCGCGCTCACCTGGGAGCGCGTCTCGGCGTTCCTCAGGCGTAGCGCACCGGGTAGTGCTTGA
- a CDS encoding cytochrome P450, whose amino-acid sequence MAAPLIPAGFDFTDPDLLAQRLPVDEFAELRRTAPVWWNPQKHNTAGFRDDGYWVVSRHADVKEVSRDSTLYSSREKTAIIRFDENMTEDNLDANRLVLLNMDAPQHTKLRRIVSKGFTPRSIAKLEDTLRDRAERIAHEARKKGSGDFVTDVACELPLQAIAELIGIPQEDRLKIFDWSNQMVAYDDPEYEVAPLEASAQLIGYAWNMAEDRRKCPMDDIVTKLIQADVDGEALGSDEFGFFVILLAVAGNETTRNAITHGMKALLDHPDQWELFKEQRPKTAPDEIVRWATPVVAFQRTATRDTELGGAQIRKGDRVGMFYSSANFDHEVFDDPEKFDILREDNPHVGFGGTGSHYCIGANLARLEIDLIFNAIADVMPGITEAAPPVRLRSSWLNGIKHYPVRYA is encoded by the coding sequence GTGGCCGCTCCGCTCATCCCGGCAGGGTTCGACTTCACCGATCCCGATCTCCTCGCCCAGCGACTCCCGGTGGACGAGTTCGCCGAGCTGCGGCGGACGGCACCGGTGTGGTGGAACCCCCAGAAGCACAACACCGCGGGTTTCCGCGACGACGGCTACTGGGTCGTCTCGCGCCACGCGGACGTCAAGGAGGTCTCCCGCGACAGCACGCTGTACTCGTCGCGGGAAAAGACCGCCATCATCCGCTTCGACGAGAACATGACCGAGGACAACCTCGACGCCAACCGCCTGGTGCTGCTCAACATGGACGCCCCGCAGCACACCAAGCTGCGGCGGATCGTGTCGAAGGGCTTCACGCCGCGCTCGATCGCGAAGCTCGAGGACACCCTGCGCGACCGCGCGGAGCGGATCGCCCACGAGGCCCGCAAGAAGGGGAGCGGCGACTTCGTCACCGACGTCGCGTGCGAGCTGCCGCTGCAGGCGATCGCCGAGCTGATCGGCATCCCGCAGGAGGACCGGCTCAAGATCTTCGACTGGTCCAACCAGATGGTCGCCTACGACGACCCGGAGTACGAGGTCGCGCCGCTGGAGGCGTCCGCGCAGCTCATCGGCTACGCGTGGAACATGGCCGAGGACCGCCGCAAGTGCCCGATGGACGACATCGTCACGAAGCTGATCCAGGCCGACGTCGACGGCGAAGCGCTCGGCTCGGACGAGTTCGGCTTCTTCGTCATCCTGCTCGCCGTCGCCGGCAACGAGACGACGCGCAACGCCATCACCCACGGCATGAAGGCGCTCCTGGACCACCCGGACCAGTGGGAGCTGTTCAAGGAACAGCGGCCGAAGACGGCGCCGGACGAGATCGTCCGCTGGGCCACCCCGGTGGTCGCCTTCCAGCGCACCGCCACGCGCGACACCGAACTCGGCGGCGCGCAGATCCGCAAGGGCGACCGCGTCGGCATGTTCTACAGCTCGGCCAACTTCGACCACGAGGTCTTCGACGACCCCGAGAAGTTCGACATCCTCCGCGAGGACAACCCGCACGTCGGCTTCGGCGGCACGGGCTCGCACTACTGCATCGGCGCGAACCTGGCCCGCCTGGAGATCGACCTGATCTTCAACGCGATCGCCGACGTCATGCCGGGCATCACGGAGGCGGCGCCGCCGGTGCGGCTGCGGTCCAGCTGGCTCAACGGCATCAAGCACTACCCGGTGCGCTACGCCTGA
- a CDS encoding steroid 3-ketoacyl-CoA thiolase: MGVPVIAEAVRTPIGKRGGLLAGLHAAELLGAAQLALTDRAGIDPALVEQLIGGCVTQAGEQSNNVTRTAWLHAGLPETTGATTIDAQCGSAQQATHLIAGLIAAGAIEVGVACGVEAMSRVPLGTNRAGASPRPSSWTIDLPNQYGAAERIAVRRGLTREDVDAFGAASQQKAAAAWEAGHFDREVVPVKAPVLSPEGSPTGETRLVGRDQGLRETTAEGLARLKPVVEDGIHTAGTSSQISDGAAALLLVDSDRAAALGLRPRARILAQALVGAEPYYHLDGPIRATERVLERTGMTVGDLDLFEVNEAFASVALSWQQVVGPDPARVNVNGGAIALGHPVGSTGARLLTTALHELERRDASTALVTMCAGGALATATIIERL; encoded by the coding sequence ATGGGCGTGCCGGTCATCGCCGAAGCCGTGCGAACCCCCATCGGCAAGCGGGGCGGGCTGCTGGCCGGCCTGCACGCGGCCGAGCTGCTCGGCGCCGCGCAGCTCGCGCTGACCGACCGCGCGGGGATCGACCCGGCACTGGTCGAGCAGCTGATCGGCGGCTGCGTCACGCAGGCGGGCGAGCAGTCGAACAACGTCACGCGCACGGCGTGGCTGCACGCGGGCCTGCCCGAAACGACGGGCGCGACGACGATCGACGCCCAGTGCGGCTCGGCGCAGCAGGCCACCCACCTGATCGCCGGCCTGATCGCGGCCGGCGCCATCGAGGTCGGCGTCGCCTGCGGGGTCGAGGCGATGAGCCGCGTCCCGCTGGGCACCAACCGCGCTGGCGCGTCCCCGCGGCCGTCGTCGTGGACGATCGACCTGCCCAACCAGTACGGCGCGGCCGAGCGCATCGCGGTCCGGCGCGGGCTGACCCGGGAAGACGTCGACGCGTTCGGCGCCGCTTCCCAGCAGAAGGCGGCGGCCGCGTGGGAAGCCGGGCACTTCGACCGCGAGGTCGTCCCGGTGAAGGCGCCGGTCCTCTCCCCCGAGGGCTCCCCCACCGGCGAGACCCGGCTGGTCGGCCGCGACCAGGGCCTCCGCGAGACGACGGCCGAGGGCTTGGCGCGCTTGAAGCCGGTGGTCGAGGACGGCATCCACACGGCGGGCACGTCCTCCCAGATCTCCGACGGCGCGGCGGCGCTGCTGCTGGTGGACTCGGACCGCGCGGCGGCGCTGGGCCTGCGTCCCCGCGCCCGGATCCTCGCGCAGGCACTGGTCGGCGCCGAGCCGTACTACCACCTGGACGGCCCCATCCGCGCGACCGAACGGGTGCTGGAGCGGACCGGGATGACGGTGGGTGACCTGGACCTGTTCGAGGTGAACGAGGCGTTCGCGTCGGTCGCGCTGTCGTGGCAGCAGGTAGTGGGGCCGGATCCGGCACGGGTCAACGTGAACGGCGGCGCGATCGCGCTCGGCCACCCGGTGGGCAGCACGGGCGCGCGGTTGCTGACGACGGCGTTGCACGAGCTGGAGCGCCGCGACGCGTCGACGGCCCTGGTGACGATGTGCGCGGGCGGCGCTCTCGCGACGGCGACGATCATCGAGCGGCTTTAG
- a CDS encoding RidA family protein, with protein MTERRAILSGSTFEEQIGYARAVVHGDRVYVSGTTGFDYPAMTISDDVVEQAAQCVRNIEAALAEAGCTLSDVVRVRYLLPARADFEPCWPVLRKAFAEVRPAATMLECGLADPRMKIEIEVDAHLPG; from the coding sequence ATGACCGAACGTCGAGCGATCCTGAGCGGCTCCACCTTCGAAGAACAGATCGGCTACGCCCGCGCCGTCGTCCACGGCGATCGCGTGTACGTCTCGGGCACCACGGGCTTCGACTACCCGGCCATGACGATCTCGGATGACGTCGTCGAGCAGGCGGCGCAGTGCGTCCGCAACATCGAGGCGGCACTGGCGGAGGCGGGCTGCACGCTTTCCGACGTGGTGCGGGTGCGGTACCTGCTGCCGGCCCGCGCGGACTTCGAGCCGTGCTGGCCGGTGCTGCGCAAGGCGTTCGCGGAAGTCCGCCCGGCCGCGACGATGCTGGAGTGCGGCCTGGCGGACCCGCGCATGAAGATCGAAATCGAGGTGGACGCCCACCTGCCGGGCTAA
- a CDS encoding alpha/beta fold hydrolase: MISESRCPVQDGELLVRRGGEGPALLLIPGGTGAGDSYRALAKQLYADYTVITYDRRGHFGSTDTTTGPVPVPLQADDALAVLEHATDGPALVFGTSAGALIGLDLVARHPDRVSAFVAHEPPAVHLMPDAGGWLEAAAEQVRLARSGELMAAVTRFADAIAGAALPDLPNLRLPHEADWIRLFDRELTEFFDYLPDLRALRRASTEIFPVAGEGSRGRYHYQPAKILALELGLPFTEVPGAHLAPQRNPAKFAAALRELLGPEV, from the coding sequence ATGATCTCGGAGAGCCGCTGCCCGGTTCAGGACGGTGAGCTCCTCGTCCGCCGCGGCGGCGAGGGCCCGGCGCTGCTGCTGATCCCGGGCGGCACCGGGGCGGGTGATTCCTACCGCGCGCTGGCGAAGCAGCTCTACGCGGATTACACCGTGATCACCTACGACCGGCGCGGGCACTTCGGCAGCACGGACACCACCACCGGCCCGGTCCCGGTGCCGCTGCAGGCCGACGACGCGCTGGCGGTCCTCGAGCACGCGACCGACGGCCCGGCGCTGGTGTTCGGCACGAGCGCGGGCGCGCTGATCGGCCTCGACCTCGTCGCCCGCCACCCGGACCGGGTGAGCGCTTTCGTCGCGCACGAACCCCCGGCGGTGCACCTGATGCCGGACGCGGGCGGCTGGCTCGAAGCGGCGGCCGAACAGGTCCGCCTGGCCCGGTCCGGTGAGCTGATGGCCGCCGTGACGCGGTTCGCCGACGCGATCGCGGGCGCCGCACTGCCCGACCTGCCGAACCTGCGGCTGCCGCACGAGGCCGACTGGATCCGCCTCTTCGACCGCGAGCTGACGGAGTTCTTCGACTACCTGCCGGACCTGCGCGCCCTGCGGCGGGCGAGCACGGAGATCTTCCCGGTGGCGGGCGAAGGCAGCCGCGGGCGCTACCACTACCAGCCGGCGAAGATCCTGGCGCTGGAACTGGGTTTGCCGTTCACCGAGGTCCCCGGGGCGCACCTCGCGCCGCAGCGGAACCCGGCGAAGTTCGCCGCCGCGCTGCGGGAACTGCTCGGCCCGGAGGTCTGA
- a CDS encoding DUF2255 family protein yields the protein MWSPEQLPLLDEARELEITVEGGSPRWTPIWVVCTGGHAYARTWYRRDTGWFGAALRSRRARIRVPGLAADVTIEEAAPETTAEVDAAYRAKYPGGGTDAMVTAEAAATTLRLDPR from the coding sequence ATGTGGTCACCGGAGCAGCTGCCGCTCCTGGATGAAGCCCGGGAACTGGAAATCACCGTCGAGGGCGGCTCGCCGCGGTGGACGCCGATCTGGGTCGTCTGCACCGGCGGGCACGCGTACGCGCGCACCTGGTACCGGCGCGACACCGGCTGGTTCGGGGCCGCCCTGCGGTCGCGCCGGGCTCGGATCCGCGTGCCCGGCCTGGCCGCCGACGTGACGATCGAAGAGGCCGCGCCGGAGACCACCGCCGAGGTCGACGCGGCCTACCGCGCCAAGTACCCCGGCGGCGGCACCGACGCCATGGTGACCGCCGAAGCCGCGGCGACCACCCTGCGGCTCGACCCGCGATAA
- a CDS encoding metal-dependent hydrolase family protein: MTRTVFTGGSVFDGTGAEPAAADVVVEHGRIVDVGTDLDGDESVDCAGAVLLPGLFDCHVHVTVSDIGLLARVQKPFSYQFYEAARNLWATLGLGITTVRDASGADLGIKQAVDDGLIPGPRLQISIGLISQTGGHGDAWHPSGLCVPLLVPHPGRPDATVDGPDEMRRVARTLLRAGADVLKVCTTGGVLSPRDDPRHSQFTPEELDVLVAEASMQGRPVMAHAQGAAGIKNAVRAGVRSIEHGIHLDDEAIELMLGHGTWLVPTLIAPVNVVRAADAGVDLPAAVVAKAREVVEIHRDSVRRAYAAGVRIAMGTDSGVGPHGTNLEELALMAACGMTPADVLEATTSSAARLMGLDGELGRLAPGLRADVVVVAGDPYDFPALASNIREVWKDGVRVV; encoded by the coding sequence GTGACGCGCACGGTGTTCACCGGTGGTTCGGTCTTCGACGGCACGGGCGCCGAGCCGGCGGCGGCCGACGTCGTCGTCGAGCACGGCCGGATCGTCGACGTCGGCACGGACCTCGACGGCGACGAGAGCGTCGACTGCGCGGGCGCGGTGCTGCTGCCCGGGCTGTTCGACTGCCACGTGCACGTCACGGTGTCGGACATCGGGCTGCTGGCCCGCGTGCAGAAGCCGTTCTCCTACCAGTTCTACGAAGCCGCGCGGAACCTGTGGGCGACGCTCGGGCTCGGCATCACGACCGTCCGGGACGCCTCGGGTGCGGACCTCGGCATCAAGCAGGCGGTCGACGACGGGCTGATCCCGGGCCCGCGGCTGCAGATCTCGATCGGGCTGATCAGCCAGACCGGCGGCCACGGCGACGCCTGGCACCCGTCCGGGCTGTGCGTGCCGCTGCTGGTGCCGCACCCGGGCCGCCCGGACGCCACGGTCGACGGCCCCGACGAGATGCGCCGGGTGGCGCGGACGCTGCTGCGCGCGGGCGCCGACGTCCTCAAGGTGTGCACGACCGGCGGCGTGCTGTCGCCGCGCGACGACCCGCGCCACTCGCAGTTCACCCCGGAGGAACTGGACGTCCTGGTCGCCGAGGCGTCGATGCAGGGCCGCCCGGTGATGGCCCACGCCCAGGGCGCGGCGGGCATCAAGAACGCGGTCCGCGCCGGCGTCCGGTCCATCGAGCACGGCATCCACCTCGACGACGAGGCCATCGAGCTGATGCTCGGCCACGGCACCTGGCTGGTGCCGACCCTGATCGCCCCGGTCAACGTGGTCCGCGCGGCCGACGCGGGCGTCGACCTGCCGGCCGCGGTGGTGGCGAAGGCGCGCGAAGTGGTGGAGATCCACCGCGATTCGGTCCGCCGCGCGTACGCCGCGGGCGTCCGGATCGCGATGGGCACCGACAGCGGCGTGGGCCCGCACGGGACGAACCTCGAGGAACTGGCCCTGATGGCGGCGTGCGGCATGACCCCGGCGGACGTCCTGGAGGCGACGACGTCCTCGGCGGCCCGCCTGATGGGCCTGGACGGCGAGCTGGGCCGCCTGGCACCGGGCCTGCGCGCGGACGTCGTGGTGGTGGCGGGCGACCCGTACGACTTCCCGGCGCTGGCGTCGAACATCCGCGAGGTCTGGAAGGACGGCGTCCGGGTGGTCTGA
- a CDS encoding sodium:solute symporter family protein, whose translation MILAFTLAGILLIGVLGFVGRRRPATDLAEWTVGGRRFGAVTMWFLQAGEVFTTFTFLGMAGLAFSGGVAAMYALPYVPIAYVVLFFLAKRLWTMGKERGYLTQGDFLEDRYASRALGTLSAVLGVVFVLPYLQLQITGLGLIVRLVTGDSASGTLSMVAGSVLVVAFVLWAGLRGVAATSYFKDGIMLVALVVLIIAVPTHFAGGIGGVFRKIEQLHPEKLIVHSGLNDHVWFVTSMLVSAIGVGLMTLPHSWPALMSARDPKVLRRNYAWMPVYELCLLLPMVVGFAAILVVPKSSDPNGVLLTLSKDALPGWVTGIIVVAATATAMVPAAGILIGISSLVARNIVRVSSGRKQFWINHGTVVLASTLALVLGIFRPDLLANLLLLTYSGSVQLAPANLLGFLKRVPVGKGPVFAGLIAGELVVLWLTFVDKHLVGTVNVGLVGLGVNVVVLALAAVVAPRKTALVEAA comes from the coding sequence ATGATCCTGGCCTTCACCCTCGCCGGCATCCTGCTGATCGGCGTGCTCGGCTTCGTCGGCCGCCGCCGCCCGGCCACGGACCTGGCGGAATGGACCGTCGGCGGTCGCCGCTTCGGCGCCGTGACGATGTGGTTCCTCCAGGCGGGGGAGGTGTTCACCACCTTCACCTTCCTCGGCATGGCGGGCCTCGCCTTCTCCGGCGGTGTCGCCGCGATGTACGCGCTGCCGTACGTGCCGATCGCCTACGTCGTGCTGTTCTTCCTCGCGAAACGCCTGTGGACGATGGGCAAGGAGCGCGGCTACCTCACCCAGGGCGACTTCCTCGAGGACCGCTACGCCAGCCGGGCGCTCGGGACGCTGTCCGCGGTGCTCGGCGTCGTGTTCGTGCTGCCCTACCTGCAGCTGCAGATCACCGGGCTGGGGCTGATCGTCCGGCTGGTCACCGGCGACAGCGCGTCCGGGACGCTGAGCATGGTCGCCGGCAGCGTGCTGGTGGTCGCGTTCGTGCTGTGGGCCGGGCTGCGCGGCGTCGCGGCGACGTCCTACTTCAAGGACGGCATCATGCTGGTCGCGCTGGTGGTGCTGATCATCGCGGTGCCGACGCACTTCGCGGGCGGCATCGGGGGCGTGTTCCGCAAGATCGAACAGCTGCACCCGGAGAAGCTGATCGTCCACAGTGGACTGAACGACCACGTGTGGTTCGTGACGAGCATGCTGGTCAGCGCGATCGGCGTCGGGCTGATGACGCTGCCGCACTCGTGGCCGGCGCTGATGTCCGCGCGCGACCCGAAGGTGCTGCGGCGCAACTACGCCTGGATGCCGGTCTACGAACTGTGCCTGCTGCTGCCGATGGTCGTGGGGTTCGCCGCGATCCTCGTGGTGCCCAAGAGCAGTGACCCGAACGGCGTACTGCTGACGCTGTCGAAAGACGCCCTGCCCGGCTGGGTGACCGGCATCATCGTGGTCGCCGCGACGGCCACCGCGATGGTCCCGGCGGCCGGGATCCTGATCGGCATCTCGTCGCTGGTGGCGCGCAACATAGTCCGCGTCTCGAGCGGCCGCAAGCAGTTCTGGATCAACCACGGCACGGTTGTGCTCGCGAGTACCCTTGCCCTCGTGCTCGGCATCTTCCGGCCGGACCTGCTGGCCAACCTCCTGCTGCTGACCTATTCGGGGTCGGTCCAGCTGGCCCCGGCGAACCTGCTGGGCTTCCTGAAGCGGGTGCCCGTCGGCAAGGGCCCGGTGTTCGCCGGGCTGATCGCCGGCGAGCTCGTGGTGCTCTGGCTGACCTTTGTGGACAAACACCTCGTCGGCACCGTCAACGTCGGCCTGGTCGGGCTCGGCGTCAACGTCGTCGTGCTCGCACTGGCCGCGGTGGTCGCGCCGCGGAAGACTGCTCTCGTGGAGGCGGCGTGA
- a CDS encoding DUF4175 domain-containing protein, with the protein MRSYHWPPLLPVVALVLMPFLPFVNTTGLWLGLPRMVVWGAFWCLMFTPALLLSERLMRGREDER; encoded by the coding sequence GTGCGCAGCTACCACTGGCCGCCGCTGCTCCCGGTCGTCGCGCTGGTCCTGATGCCGTTCCTGCCGTTCGTCAACACCACCGGGCTGTGGCTCGGGCTGCCGCGGATGGTGGTGTGGGGCGCGTTCTGGTGCCTCATGTTCACCCCGGCGCTGCTGCTGTCGGAACGCCTGATGCGCGGACGGGAGGACGAACGATGA
- a CDS encoding M20 metallopeptidase family protein: protein MTLRSDAAALLDDLVALRRDLHRIPEIGLHLPRTQERVLAALDGLPLEVSLGKNLSSITAVLRGGKPGGTVLLRGDMDALPVTEASGEEFSSTVDGAMHACGHDLHTAGLVGAARLLAARKDELPGDVVFMFQPGEEGWDGAGHMIEEGVLTASGKHVDAAYGLHVSAASYAKGHFVARPGTLMAASGALAVRVLGDGGHGSSPHDARDPIPAACEMVTALQTMVTRTFDVFDPVVVTVGTFHAGTRRNIIPDDAKFEATLRSFSPEVAARVGERAVQVCRGIAAAHGLDIEVTYEPEYPATVNDAAAYDFVAGTIRDVFGEERFTEMADPITGSEDFSRVLERVPGAYLFLGACPGDPETAPDNHSPRARFDDSVLGDGAALLAELAVRRLGLLAG from the coding sequence ATGACCCTGCGCTCGGACGCCGCCGCCCTGCTCGACGATCTGGTCGCCCTCCGCCGCGACCTGCACCGCATCCCCGAGATCGGCCTCCACCTGCCCCGCACCCAGGAACGGGTCCTCGCGGCGCTGGACGGCCTGCCCCTCGAAGTGAGCCTCGGCAAGAACCTGTCGTCGATCACCGCCGTGCTCCGCGGCGGCAAGCCCGGCGGCACGGTCCTCCTGCGCGGGGACATGGACGCGCTCCCGGTCACCGAAGCCAGCGGCGAGGAGTTCAGCTCGACCGTCGACGGCGCGATGCACGCGTGCGGCCACGACCTGCACACCGCCGGCCTGGTCGGCGCGGCCCGGCTGCTCGCCGCCCGCAAGGACGAGCTGCCCGGCGACGTCGTCTTCATGTTCCAGCCCGGCGAAGAAGGCTGGGACGGCGCCGGGCACATGATCGAGGAAGGCGTGCTGACCGCGTCCGGCAAGCACGTCGACGCCGCGTACGGCCTGCACGTCTCGGCCGCGAGCTACGCGAAGGGCCACTTCGTCGCCCGGCCGGGCACGCTGATGGCGGCGTCGGGCGCCCTCGCGGTCCGCGTGCTCGGCGACGGCGGCCACGGCTCGTCACCGCACGACGCCCGCGACCCGATCCCGGCCGCCTGCGAGATGGTGACCGCGCTGCAGACGATGGTCACGCGCACCTTCGACGTCTTCGACCCGGTGGTCGTCACGGTGGGCACGTTCCACGCCGGCACCCGGCGCAACATCATCCCGGACGACGCGAAGTTCGAAGCCACGCTGCGGTCCTTCTCGCCGGAAGTCGCGGCGCGGGTGGGGGAGCGCGCGGTCCAGGTGTGCCGGGGCATCGCCGCCGCGCACGGTCTCGACATCGAAGTCACCTACGAGCCGGAGTACCCGGCGACGGTCAACGACGCGGCCGCGTACGACTTCGTCGCCGGCACGATCCGCGACGTCTTCGGCGAGGAGCGGTTCACCGAGATGGCCGATCCGATCACCGGTTCGGAGGACTTTTCCCGCGTGCTGGAACGGGTTCCCGGCGCGTACCTCTTCCTCGGCGCCTGCCCGGGCGACCCGGAAACCGCGCCGGACAACCATTCGCCGCGGGCCCGCTTCGACGACAGCGTGCTCGGCGACGGCGCCGCGCTGCTGGCCGAGCTCGCCGTCCGCCGCCTCGGGCTCCTGGCCGGGTGA